TAGCCTGCTCCTGAGTCAGTCTTGCCAGGGGTTCTGGCAACATTGGCACGGTGCCGTCATAGGGGTTCCCCGCCAGAATGCGGGCTTGCTCCTTGAGACTGTCGAGGTCGAAGGGTTTGGCCTTGCCGAATGTCTTGATCGCCGGGCTGCTGGCGGCGGCGAGCACTGACGACACGGGCAGGGACAGGAGGCTGGCAACACTGGCGGTTTTGAGAAAATCGCGTCTGTTCATCATGGCAACGAGGGGATGGCCTGATCTTCCGTAAGGGATTGGAAAGCTGCGACAGAGCATACCTGTTGCCCTGACATACAGCCAGCGGTGCGGGCAGGGAAGTGTCAAAAGTCTGTAACCAACCTGATCAAAGCGCATCTTTTGTATGGTGTGGGATACAGGCACTGTCCTGATGAACAGGCAGAAAAAAACCGCCTGACCGAAGCCAGGCGGTAAGCCTACGTGCCACACGCAGAGAACCGAAACGGTAGGTACAGCAAAAAACGATGGAGCAAAAAACGGTACAGCGGAAAAACAACTCTGGTGAATCGGGTTGGGTGGCCAGCGTGAGTGCTGGCAACCTGTACGATGATCTTAAACAGTCACTGAGGACGCTTATCAGGCTTTGGCTTTCAGGCGACGGCGCTGACGATACTGGTCGGCGATCACCGCGGAGACAATCACCGCACCTTTGACGATGTCCTGATAGTAGGCATCGATACCGAGGAAGGTGAAACCGCTGGTCATGACGCCCAGGATCAGCACCCCGATAACGGTGCCCGCAATGCGACCTACGCCGCCTGCCAGACTGGTGCCACCGATAACACAGGCTGCAATCGCATCCAGCTCATAGCTCATACCCATGTTGGCCTGACCACTGCCACTGCGGGCTGCCAGTACCAGACCGGCCAGACCTGCCAGCAGGCCAGCGACGACGTAAACCTTGATCAGGTGAGCCTTGACGTTGATACCGGATACACGGGCAGCCTGTACGTTAGCGCCGATAGCGTAGGTGAACTTGCCGTAGCGGGTGTAGCGCAGAGCGATGTGGAAAATCAGCGCCACCACCAGGAACAGGATGACCGGGCGACCACCTGAGCCGATCCACTGGAAGGCGTCAGTCAGGCCTGATACAGGCTGGCCGTTGGTGTAGGCACGGGCAACACCGCGTG
This Pokkaliibacter sp. MBI-7 DNA region includes the following protein-coding sequences:
- a CDS encoding ABC transporter permease, which codes for MSTINQAMTTTKSASSPSLLKKFPEAGILLVLFGICALFEILGWIYRGDTFLFNSQRLLIMILQVSIIGIIAIGSTQVIITSGVDLSPGSVVAVAAMVSASLAQSSEFSRLIYPSITDMPVIVPIAIALLVGALAGLINGSLIALTSIPPFIATLGMMVAARGVARAYTNGQPVSGLTDAFQWIGSGGRPVILFLVVALIFHIALRYTRYGKFTYAIGANVQAARVSGINVKAHLIKVYVVAGLLAGLAGLVLAARSGSGQANMGMSYELDAIAACVIGGTSLAGGVGRIAGTVIGVLILGVMTSGFTFLGIDAYYQDIVKGAVIVSAVIADQYRQRRRLKAKA